The Actinomycetota bacterium genome has a segment encoding these proteins:
- a CDS encoding IS4 family transposase: protein PMAVLFDRVRGPGGRVGTRGVVAFGRRVVAWDGTGIDVADTQVNATAFGRAGAAGHPQLRLLALLECGTHALIDAAFDGFSTASEHVLARRVLPSLRPGMLLLADRNFPGHQLWGQAIAAGADLAWRLKKNTVFIPTAVLPDGSFLSVMGTPAENVRYGQARAAGRPLPGPPDGHTVRIVEYAVTVSAADGTARVEPFRLVTSLLDHQTAPADQLAALYHQRWEIELGYGEFKCRLRGAEFILRSRSPELVRQEMHAFLVVYQALAGLRTRTAQAADLEPARISFTITVRLARDQVCNQAGADPDTLATALHQTMTDLIADTLPGRRHRCYERIKRPPKNTFPAKKPGHIRPFSHVGYTVTVVEKQPLDQAVR, encoded by the coding sequence CCGATGGCCGTGCTGTTCGACCGGGTCCGTGGCCCCGGCGGGCGCGTCGGCACCCGCGGCGTGGTCGCGTTCGGCCGGCGGGTGGTGGCCTGGGACGGAACCGGTATCGACGTCGCTGACACCCAGGTCAACGCGACCGCGTTCGGCCGGGCCGGCGCGGCCGGTCACCCGCAGCTGCGGCTGCTCGCGCTGCTGGAGTGCGGCACGCACGCGCTGATCGACGCGGCGTTCGACGGCTTCTCCACGGCCAGCGAGCACGTGCTGGCCCGCCGGGTGCTGCCCTCGCTGCGGCCCGGGATGCTGCTGTTGGCCGACCGGAACTTCCCCGGCCACCAGCTATGGGGCCAGGCGATCGCGGCCGGCGCCGACCTGGCCTGGCGGCTGAAGAAGAACACCGTGTTCATCCCGACCGCGGTGCTGCCCGACGGGTCGTTCCTGTCGGTGATGGGCACCCCGGCCGAGAACGTCCGCTACGGCCAGGCCCGGGCCGCCGGCCGGCCGCTCCCGGGCCCACCGGACGGCCATACCGTACGGATCGTCGAGTACGCCGTCACCGTCTCCGCGGCCGACGGCACCGCCCGGGTCGAGCCGTTCCGGCTGGTCACCAGCCTCCTCGATCACCAGACCGCCCCGGCAGACCAGCTCGCCGCGCTGTATCACCAGCGGTGGGAGATCGAACTGGGCTACGGCGAGTTCAAGTGCCGGCTACGCGGAGCGGAGTTCATCCTGCGATCGCGCTCACCCGAACTCGTCCGCCAGGAGATGCACGCCTTCCTTGTCGTCTACCAGGCCCTGGCCGGCCTGCGGACCCGCACCGCACAGGCCGCGGACCTCGAGCCGGCCAGGATCTCCTTCACCATCACCGTGCGCCTGGCCCGTGACCAGGTCTGCAACCAGGCCGGCGCCGACCCCGACACCCTGGCCACCGCGCTGCACCAGACCATGACCGACCTGATCGCCGACACCTTGCCCGGTCGCCGGCACCGCTGCTACGAACGGATCAAGCGTCCACCCAAGAACACCTTCCCGGCCAAGAAGCCCGGACACATCCGACCGTTCAGTCACGTCGGCTACACCGTCACCGTGGTCGAAAAACAGCCTCTTGACCAGGCAGTTCGCTAA